One region of Macadamia integrifolia cultivar HAES 741 chromosome 11, SCU_Mint_v3, whole genome shotgun sequence genomic DNA includes:
- the LOC122093869 gene encoding uncharacterized protein LOC122093869: MLNGGSIGYFGVERGLRQGDPISPMLFIIAKEVLCRRLTDLVAKKRLKALNGPRGATTPMHSVFADDIFIFSNALIRLKEEGGLGLRRLRDMNKATLCSLAWRIKHEKSFAYNFLRARFLKRNGSLRPGYRASSIWPGIREVWGLIVANERWMVGNGRKIDFWKDKWVNGFSVQDSVEDTGDQGPLMIDRFITSF; the protein is encoded by the exons ATGTTGAATGGAGGATCGATTGGGTACTTTGGCGTGGAAAGGGGTCTTAGACAAGGGGACCCAATCTCCCCTATGCTTTTTATCATAGCTAAAGAGGTGTTATGTAGACGGCTGACTGACTTGGTCGCAAAAAAGAGGTTGAAAGCTTTGAATGGTCCACGTGGTGCCACTACTCCAATGCATAGTGTATTTGCGGATGACATCTTTATTTTCTCCAATGCCTTGATCAG GCTGAAGGAGGAAGGTGGGTTGGGGCTGAGAAGGTTGAGGGATATGAATAAGGCGACTCTATGTAGTCTAGCATGGAGAATAAAGCATGAAAAGTCGTTCGCATACAACTTTCTCAGGGCAAGATTTCTGAAACGAAATGGCTCACTTAGACCTGGTTACAGGGCATCGTCTATTTGGCCTGGAATAAGGGAGGTGTGGGGCCTCATTGTGGCTAAtgagaggtggatggttggaaATGGTAGGAAGATTGATTTCTGGAAGGACAAATGGGTTAATGGGTTCTCTGTCCAGGATTCAGTGGAAGACACTGGCGATCAAGGTCCTTTGATGATTGATCGCTTCATTACCAGCTTCTAG